A section of the Methanocaldococcus sp. FS406-22 genome encodes:
- a CDS encoding MBL fold metallo-hydrolase, with product MVLLKFHGGCQQIGMSCVEVETQKGRVLLDCGMSPDTGEIPKVDDKVIDAVIVSHAHLDHCGAIPFYKFKKIYCTHPTADLMFITWRDTLNLTKAYKEEDIQYAMENIECLNYYEERQITENIKFKFYNAGHILGSASIYLEADGKKILYTGDINEGVSRTLLPADTDIDEIDVLIIESTYGSPLDIKPARKTLEKQLIEEIAETIENGGKVIIPVFAIGRAQEILLIINNYMRSGGLKEVPIYTDGSLIHATAVYMSYINWLNPKIKNMVENRINPFGEIKKADENLVFNKEPCIIVSTSGMVQGGPVLKYLKLLKDPKNKLILTGYQAEGTLGRELEEGAKEIQPFKNKIPIRGKVVKIEFSAHGDYNSLVRYIKKIPKPEKAIVMHGERYQSLSFAMTIWKTLKIPTFVPVRGTILPI from the coding sequence ATGGTTTTATTAAAATTCCATGGTGGTTGTCAGCAAATTGGGATGAGTTGTGTTGAGGTAGAAACACAAAAAGGGAGAGTTTTATTGGATTGTGGAATGTCCCCAGATACTGGAGAGATACCTAAGGTAGATGATAAAGTAATAGATGCAGTTATTGTTTCCCATGCACATTTAGACCATTGTGGAGCAATTCCATTTTATAAATTCAAAAAGATTTATTGTACACATCCAACAGCTGATTTAATGTTTATAACATGGAGAGATACTCTAAATTTAACAAAAGCCTATAAAGAAGAAGACATTCAATATGCAATGGAAAATATTGAATGCTTAAACTATTATGAGGAGAGGCAGATAACTGAAAATATTAAATTTAAATTTTACAATGCTGGGCATATATTGGGAAGTGCCTCTATATATTTGGAAGCAGATGGAAAAAAAATTCTTTACACTGGAGATATAAATGAGGGAGTCTCAAGGACATTACTTCCGGCAGATACAGATATTGATGAGATTGATGTCTTAATTATAGAATCTACTTATGGCTCTCCATTGGATATAAAACCAGCAAGGAAGACTTTGGAGAAGCAGTTAATTGAGGAGATAGCAGAAACTATAGAAAATGGAGGGAAAGTAATAATCCCAGTTTTTGCAATTGGTAGAGCCCAAGAAATATTGCTGATTATAAACAACTATATGAGGAGTGGAGGATTAAAGGAAGTGCCAATATACACTGATGGTTCTTTAATTCATGCAACTGCTGTTTATATGAGCTATATAAATTGGCTAAATCCTAAAATAAAAAATATGGTTGAAAATAGAATTAATCCATTTGGTGAGATAAAGAAAGCAGATGAAAATTTGGTGTTTAATAAAGAACCATGTATTATTGTTTCAACTTCTGGAATGGTTCAAGGAGGGCCAGTATTAAAATATTTGAAATTATTAAAAGACCCAAAAAATAAGTTGATATTAACTGGTTATCAGGCAGAGGGAACACTGGGAAGAGAGTTAGAAGAGGGAGCTAAAGAAATTCAACCATTTAAAAATAAAATTCCAATAAGAGGAAAAGTTGTCAAAATAGAATTTTCTGCCCATGGGGATTATAATTCATTGGTTAGATACATAAAAAAGATTCCTAAACCAGAAAAAGCTATAGTTATGCATGGAGAAAGATATCAATCGCTATCATTTGCTATGACTATTTGGAAGACGTTGAAGATACCGACATTTGTCCCTGTTAGAGGGACAATACTGCCAATTTAA
- a CDS encoding roadblock/LC7 domain-containing protein — protein sequence MDGTIIFLILFIVGVGIGVGLYYYKEKEKKKTYRLIEMEIIENLKELKPYVAPDEGREYTKEFDLVEIALSYDIEDIIVVNDEGLVIASTLKDADEIGASASGIFEYIKKFYSNIKKVVIFKDDSYMYIFPLKLYDENLYVIIESKIALEVVEEKEILRKICEVLKKYFVEVEEIENETPLLNI from the coding sequence ATGGATGGAACAATCATCTTTTTAATTCTTTTTATAGTTGGAGTAGGGATTGGAGTAGGATTATATTATTATAAGGAGAAAGAAAAAAAGAAAACATATAGGCTTATTGAAATGGAAATTATTGAAAATCTCAAAGAATTAAAGCCTTATGTGGCTCCAGATGAGGGTAGAGAATATACAAAGGAATTTGATTTGGTTGAGATAGCTCTTTCTTATGATATAGAGGATATTATTGTTGTCAATGATGAAGGTTTGGTTATTGCCTCTACATTAAAGGATGCAGATGAGATTGGAGCCAGTGCGTCGGGTATATTTGAGTATATCAAAAAATTCTATAGTAACATAAAAAAAGTTGTTATATTTAAGGATGACAGCTATATGTACATATTCCCTTTAAAACTCTATGATGAGAATCTATATGTTATTATAGAATCAAAGATAGCTCTTGAGGTTGTGGAGGAGAAGGAAATATTGAGAAAAATCTGTGAAGTTCTTAAAAAGTACTTTGTAGAGGTTGAAGAAATAGAAAATGAAACACCATTGTTAAATATTTAA